CATTTAGCTGACTTCCCTGCTTACCATTCCGAATTGGTCGACAAGGCATTGGAAGAACGCATGGCCTTAGCTCAGGATATCTCATCATTAGCGTTATCATTACGTAAGAAATCGGGTATCAATGTTCGTCAACCGTTGAGTAAAATCCTAGTTCCGGTATTAGATAGTTCTTTCCAAGAGAAGGTAGAGAAAGTAAAAGATTTGATACTTTCGGAGACCAACATCAAGGATATTGAGTTTATCACGGATACAACGGGAATCATTAAAAAGAAGATCAAGCCTAATTTCAAGGCGCTCGGTGCAAAAGTTGGTAAAGACATGAAAACTGTTGCTGCGGCTATCCAAGCGATGAGTGCGGAGCAAATTAGCGAGCTTGAAATAAATGGAAATATCGCGTTAACTGGCACGGAATATGTTATTAGCAGTGAAGATGTAGAAATCATCGCAGAGGATGTTGAGGGGTGGCAGGTAGCCAATTTAGGTCGTTTAACAGTTGCGTTAGACGTTCATATCACACCGGAGTTGAAAGACGAAGGTTTGGCTCGCGAACTAATTAACCGTATTCAAAACTTGCGTAAAGACAAGGGATTTGAAGTTACCGACCGTATTGCAGTTACCTTAAGTCAAAATACTGAAATTCAACAAGCTGTAGAAAATAATTTCTCGTATATTTGTACGGAAATTTTGGCTGACGCCCTTAAAATCGACAATTCGCTGGTAATAGGGGAACCTATTGAAGTCGATGGTAAGAATTTATTGCTATTAATCGAAAAAAATTAAAGTATGGGAAACACAGAAAAAACTAGGTACAGCGATGCTGAATTACAAGAGTTCAAAGCAATAATTCTTGAGAAGTTACGTATTGCGCGTGAAGAGTTGTCATCATTGACAAAATCATTAAGTAATAGCAATGCAAACGGAACGGACGATACAGCAGGTACTTACAAAACATTAGAAGACGGATCAGCAACCTTGGAGAAAGAGCAAATCAACCAATTGGCTGCACGTCAGAAAAAATTTATGGACAACCTTGAGGCGGCGTTAGTGCGCATCGAGAACAAGACCTACGGTGTTTGTAGAGAAACTGGAAAGCTTATCCAGAAAGAAAGATTAAAAGCAGTACCTCATACGACATTGAGTATTGAGGCGAAAAACAAACAATATTAAGCAAAAGATTAGCTCCAATGGTCTTTGTATTCACAAAGACCATTTTTATGTATTATGAAAGGATATACCAAGCCCTTATTACTCATTACGATTATTTTGTTGGTTGACCAAATTTCAAAGATTTGGGTGAAGTTAAACATGACCATTGGTCAAAGCTTTAAAGTGATAAGCGATAAAGTGATGATCCAATTCATCGAAAATCCGGGCATGGCATATGGCATGGAATTCGGTGGCGAATATGGTAAATTGTTTTTGAGTGTATTCCGTATTATCGCTGTGATCGGTATTGGATATGGCCTCGTTTACATGGTTAAAAACAAGTACAACCGAGGATTTATTCTTAACGTCGCATTGATTTTTGCGGGCGCTTTGGGAAATATTATTGATAGTGCATTTTATGGCATGATCTTCAGCGAGAGCACACCCTACCAAAAGGCAGTGCTATTTCCGGAGGGCGGTGGCTATGCGACCTTCCTTCATGGTTATGTAGTCGATATGTTCCATCTTCCAATGTGGAAAGGCACATTTCCGACATGGTTCCCGATTTGGTCGGGCGAAGAATTTGTATTCTTCCGTCCCATCTTCAACGTTGCTGACTCGGCAATTTCTATCGGTGTATTTTTAATTCTAATCTTCAACAACCGCTACTTCAAAGAAGAACATGTTGAAAAACATGATGTTAACGACGAAGTAGTAGAAGACTAAGCGGATTAAAATAACTGAAAGTTAACCCATTCCGGGCTAACAGTTTTACCAATTAGTGTATATTTGCAGCATGAGAATGATTGGAATTCTATATGCTACATTAATCTGCCTATGTTTTTCTTGCCTATCGCAGCACGCAATGGCACAGGTTAATCCTAAAAACCTGAAAAAACATATTAAGTTCCTCGCTTCCGATAAGATGAAGGGTCGAGAAACCGGTCGTGCGGGATCGCATAAGGCTGCAGATTATGTAGAAAAATACTTCAAGAAATATGGTCTGCAAGCAATGGGAGAAAAGGGATACCGACAGTCTTTCGATGCTAAGATAAGACGCGTGAAACTCGTGGACTCCATTCGACAATCGGATAATGTGATCGGCTATCTTGATAACGACGCGCCTTACACCATTGTTGTTGGAGCACATTATGATCATCTAGGCTATGGGGAGTTCGGTGGCAGTCGCGATTCCTTAGGTGTCGGCAAACTGCACAACGGTGCCGACGACAATGCTTCCGGCGTAGCCGGTCTATTAGAACTGGCGAGGCATTACGCGACAAATAAAGAAAAAGAAGCGTTTAATTTTCTGTTTATCGGTTTTGGTGCCGAAGAGTTGGGATTAGTAGGTTCGCGCTATTTTACGGAAAATCCTACCCTGCCTTTATCCAACATACATTGGATGTTGAACATGGATATGATTGGCAGATATCAGGAGCAAAATGGATTGGCCATCATCGGTTATGGCACTAGTACAGCTTTTCCGAAGATATTCGACGGATTGACAAGCTCCATTAAATTCAACCTGAGCAAAGACGGAAACGGAGGGTCGGATCAAACATCTTTTTATCGTAAGAATATTCCTGTACTGTTTTTTCATACCGGTGGACACGATGATTACCATAAACCAACGGACGACGAGTTCAAGATAGATTATAAATCATTGGAAGCAATCTTACAATTAGAGATTGACGTGATCGATAATTCGATGAAACAACCGAAAATGGACTTTCAATGGACGAACTAAGATGGATAAAAAGCGCATATTAGTAACCGGATCGAATGGCTTCTTAGGCCATAAATTAACGGAGTTGATCTTAAAGAACACGGATTACGAACTCTGTTGTACATCGGCTTCTGTGAATCGAAATCCGCAAAATGAAGGCTATAAATTTCAACAATTAAATTTGATAGACCTGGAAGGCCTAGGTCGTTTGATTGATGAGTTTCAACCAACGCATATTATCCATAGCGCCGCATTGAGCAGCGTAGAAGTATGCGAGAATGACCCGGTCTTGTGTAAAGCGATCAATGTGGACTCTGCTACATTGCTTGCACAGCGTTGCAAGGAGCAGGATATTCACCTGACTTTTCTTTCTACAGATTTCGTGTTCGATGGGCAGCATGGTCCCTATAAAGAGGAAGATGCATGTAGCCCTGTCAACGCCTATGGACAAAGTAAATTAGATGCAGAGCAGGAAATACGCGCCTCAGGTTGTTCGGCAGCGATCCTTCGCACGATATTAGTTTATGGTGTTATTGCGGATAAGAAGCGATCGAACTTAGTACTGTGGGCAAAAAATAAGCTAGAGGCTGGAGAAGCTATCAAAGCTGTTTCTGATCAATGGCGAATGCCGACCTGGGTCGATGATCTTGCTGCGGCTTGTTTACTGGCGGTAGAAAAAAATGCGGAAGGCATCTATCATATATCCAGCGATACCCTATTCTCAGTGAAGGAAGTCGTAGAACAGGTTGCTGACTATTGGAATCTGGACCGCAATCTCGTTGGGTCGGTCACGGCAGCAGAAATTGGACAAGCTACAAACCGTCCGCGCAAAACGGGGTTTGTATTAGATAAAGCAAAAGCAGAACTGGGCTATAACCCGACGCCTTTGCGCGCCTCGTTCGAGCGTATCGAGCAACAAATTAAAGAACTTGAAAAACAAAATGAACGATAAATTCGCAAGAGAATCCTATACGGAGATGAATGAGTTGGTACTTCCCAACGATACAAATACATTTGGTAATTTAATGGGAGGCCGTTTACTCTATTGGATGGACATTTGCTCGGCAATGGCTGCACAAAAGCATTGCAAGAATCAAGTGGTAACCGTGTCAGTAGACAACGTTTCTTTCAAACGCTCGATTAAGTTAGGCGAAGTTGTGACTATACAGGCGCAAGTGACGCGTGCTTTCAACACATCCGTTGAAGTTCGTATGGAAATCTTTGCTCAAAACCTACCTGAAGGAACGAAAGTAAAATCAAATGAGGCTTACTATACCTTTGTATCTATCGACGAGCAAGGAAAACCGAAGCCTATACCGGGACTTATTCCAGAGTCGGACAGCGAGAAGAAACTGTTTGAAGAAGCACTTCAACGTAGAGAACTGCGCCTATTACTAGGTGGTAAATTGAAACCTGAGAATGCTAAAGGTATCAAGACCCTAGTAAAGTTATTCAACCACGCGATATAGAGGGGCAAGTCCCCTCCTATTATCCTCTTTTTCCCTTGAGCGTTACTTTCTAAAGCACTCCCGAATTTTCAGCCTGTCGAGATTTCTAGGGAAACATGAAAGTTTTAGGAAGAATAATCCGCAATAAGGTTCTAAAGCCTGTTTCCTCTACATCCAGATCGCTGATATAGAGATGGGCAATGGGCGAATTGTAATTCTCGTTGATCATCTTGAGGCGTTCCTCAATGCCTTTTATTCCGAAGGAGCTGTTCTTGAAAATTGGCTTGTTTTCCTGATGCGACTGAGAAAAGCCAATTCCATTATCCAATATATCGATGATCACTTCGCTATTTTCTTCAAATACTTTAATGTGGATTTTTCCCTTTCGGTTTTCAAGATGCCGAACACCATGATGCACGGCATTCTCCACGAGCGGTTGAATTAACAAAGAGGGCACTCTAATCTCTTCCACGTTGATCTGTCCCTCAACATCAATGCGAAAGTCAAATGCATTGTCAAAACGAGCCCTTTCTAACTCTAGATAAAGCTTTACAAGCTGCAGTTCGGATCGGATACTGACAATAGAGAACTGGGAATTCTCTAAGACGATTCGGCTGAGACTAGAAAATTTCTGTATCAGTTTGGATGCATTCTCACTATCGTTTTCTACGACATAGGCCTCAATGGAATTCAGCACATTGAAGATAAAGTGTGGATTCATCTGCGAGCGTATGGCTTTCAACTCGCTTTCGTAGAGTTTTTGTTTAAAATCCTTGGCAATCTTCTCTTGCTTCTCGCGCTCAATATCCGCAGCCTGGTCCTGTATTGTCTTTACTTTTAACGCCAGCTCAGCCTCTAATTTCTCATTGTAGGACAGCTGCATTCTATTTACTATTTTCTGCTGTCTGATTCGGTAGAGGAAAAAAAAGATAATGGTACTTAATACCGCTAAGACGATAAGCGTTTTAAACCACCAAGTCGCATACCAATATGATTTTAAGCTAATAGGGATCTCCGCGATATCAGGAGACCAGTTGCCCAAACCATCGGCAACTTTCACGCGGAATCTATATTGACCACCGGGCAAATTACTGTAGTATGCTTGCAAATCCTCTCCGGCCATGACCCAATCGCCATCAAACCCGACAAGCTGGTATGCATATCGAAGTGGATAGCCAAGAACTTGTCGATCTGATGAAAATGCAAATGCAAAACTGCTCTCCTTCGCGCGCAGCGATAAAGTAGCAGCTCTTAGCCTGTAGCTTTGGTCCAGGTTGTGGATGCTAAACTTACTGATGATTGGCTTTGCATGAATGTTGATACCTTGATTAACCTGCGCCAAATCTCCTACCACAAGCCCCCTTGCCGTTGTCCATATCAGTTTTTGTTTATCCAGGAAATAGCCTGTAGTCTGATAGGATTTAGGTGGATACACTCCTTTTCCCGCCAGCAAATGTCGGAATACCTGCTTTCGTTGATCGAAAAGCATGACCCCATCAAGTGCTTTAATCCACACAAAGCCCTTACCATCCTCTTTCATTTCAACCGCATACAGCCAAGGGAAAGGATTCCGATCGTAGAACTGGGCAAACTCAAATCTCCCTTCATCTTTTTCAATGACCCTGCCTATGCCTGAGCTAGCGCTAGAGAACCAAAAATCGCCATTTTGAGCCGTGTAAAACGAGAGTATCGTATTCGACATCAAAGCGCCGGTATCACCTCCCTGCACAAATGACTGAAAACTTGGTCGCACCTTATTGAGCAGGCGCAGCATACCAAAGCCATCCATTCCCAACCAAATACGCCCTTTTGCATCTTTTGCAATCGTCGTTACTTTTCGATCCGGCAGACCATCTTCTTTATCGAAAAGCTCCATGCGCTTGTCCTTCAGGGTATATTTATAAAGTCCCGAATTCCAAGAACCAATCCATAGTACAGCTTCGCCATTAATCGTGTCGGGGATGATGTTATTACAATCGGCCTTTCGAAAGTTATGCAGTTCACCTTGTATCGGCAAGGCCTGTAACTGCTGCTGCTTTCGATTGAACACATAAACACCATCTTCGAAAGTAGAGAAATATAGATTATCGGCATGAGCAGTCATCATGCTGACCCGGAAATTTTGGATGGGGAATTTGGAAATCCGCTCATAGTTTGCATTCAGCTGTCCGAAAGAATGTTCCGTTCTATACCATACCTCATTATCCCACTTTATTAACTTCAATATGGGTTCTTCATGCTGTCCTAAGGGAATTAGGCTATTCACACGGTTCCATGACTTCGCGTAGTAGAACAAGCCCGATTCGGTGCCAATCCAATAGCCATCTTTCGTCGGCAGCAAAGCTTGTATTCGGGAAGGCTGCGGAACGCTAGGCATTAAATTATCCCAGCTGATTAAGTCTGCTTTGTTCGAGTCCAGGTTCATACTCCATAGTCCTCTAACGTTATGTCCAATCAGTAAGCTGTTTTCTTCGGGCCAATAGGCCATGGAGGAAATAAAATTGTCGTAATAATCTTTGTTTTTCCCTAATCCTAAAATAGAATGCTGAACTGCGCCCGACTGCGCATCATAAGAAACCAAATCGTAATCATAATACCCCAAGAACACCTTGTTGTTAACAAAGGAAATACCCGTTGCACCATTCTCTCCAATATTTTTGAAGTCGATCTGTTTCGGTTCTTTGGTCTTCGGATTATAACGGATAACGCCATGGTACCGCGTCCCTATCCAGAGCATCCCTTCCCTATCTTCCTGAATATTATAGATGCTTAATGGTTCCTTTGTGTTAATCCCCGGCATCTTAAGTTGCCTGACCTTGCCCGTCTCTGGATTCAGGACCTGCAAGTCGGTTTCCTGACCTGCAAAATAGATCAGACCCGTTGAAGATCGGAGAACCTCATAGAGATTTGTTTTAATCAGGCTATCAGGCCCCACAAGAGCGTGAAATTGTTTCAGCGAATTGTTTACTGGTTTAGAACGATCGTAGCACAGGAGCCCTCGATCGTTGGTTGTAATCCATATTCTGTTTTTATTATCGATGGCTAATTTCCCAAGGTAATTGGAATAGGCACTGGTTCCCTGTTGAAATGGGACATGCGTGAAGCGTGCTCCGTCGAAGTAGGACAGGCCATGTTTGCTGGTAAGCCACAGTACACCCGAGCTATCCAAGGCTAGTCCATTGATGGCATTGCTAGGGAGACCTTCTTTCTCCGTAAATTGGATGTAATTATAGATGCGTTGTTGTGCCAAGCTTTTGCCGGCTGATATTACAGCAAAACAAATCAATCCAAAAATGAGTCTCACTGTATGCATATCCGCCTCTATGAAAATAAACGTTCCATCAATACCAGCTTTTTACTTGACGAGACCTCCAATTCGGCACCGTCGATCGTCTCTACCTGTCCACCATCGCCTTTCTTATATTTCACGACATAATCCAGATTGACAATAACACTGCGATTGATACGTAAGAAGTTTCGATCTTCTAATAGGTTTTCATATTCCTTCAGGGTCTTCGAAACGATGATCTTGGACTGGCTAATCAGATAAAATACGGAATAATTGCTCATGGCCTCAATCCGCAGAATATCTTCTCTTTTGATGAGATGTATTCCCTCGGCGGTAGGCAATGCGATTCGCGAACATGTGCTCTTTACATCCTGAATATCCATTTTTCGCATCGCTTCCTTCCCATGAATTCGCTTTCGAAGCTTTTCTATCGCCTTTTCCAATTCGTCGGGATCGACAGGTTTCAGCAGATAGTCTAAGGCATTAGCGCGAAGCGCATCCAAAGTATAGATGTTATAAGCCGTTACGAAAATAACTTCAAACTCAAACTGCCCCAATGCCTCCAGAAACTGAAAGCCATTCATGATAGGCATCTCCACATCCAAGAACAAGACATCGGCTTGCAATTCTTGAATTGGTAGCAAAGCCTTTTTAGGATCATTAAAGATGCTGACGACTTCCAAAACATCAGAAAATACCTGAAGCTTATGCTGTAAAAGGTTGCTCCCCTTTACCTCATCATCTAATATCACGGCCCTTATCATAATTGGTTAGCTAGTTTATTTAAAAATACCTAATCCTAAAGATAAATCAATCAATGAAATAAAATGTTTTCAATGAGTGAGCACGGGATTTGAATGTGTAAAGGGAGATTGGGAATTAGATATAAGATGGGAGATGTGAGATTTTAGACTTTGTCTTAAACCCGGAAAGGAAGGATGTAAGGGTTGGCAGGATCTGGCGTTTGCGTCGGGTAAGGGTTTGGGAGCGGCGTTGTCTGAACCAGGAAAGGAAGGATGTAAGGATGAACAGGATCGGGTCTAATATCTAATGTCTGATATCTAATATCTAGTCTTGAACCAGGAAAGGTAGGATGTAAGGATTGAAAGGATCCTGAATATCCTAAAATCCTTCCTTTCCTGGTTCAGACAATACGCTAATGTCTAAAATCCATTGTGTAATATCTAAACCCGCAATAGGTCTAAATACTAAGTACTAAATACTAAGTACTAAGCCCCCAGTTCCACCAAACGGTCGAACTCTTCAGCTTTTAGGGGCATAACAGATAAGCGGCCTTGTTTTACTAAGGCGATATCCTGCAGTAATGGATCAGCTTTTACGGTTTCTAGCGTTACTGGATTCTTAAAAGTTTCTACGGGCGCTAGGTCGACTACTACCCAACGTTCATCGTCTGTAGTAGGGTCTTGATAGAATTCCTTTACTACTTTGGCGATTCCTACTACCTCTTTGCCTTCATTGCTATGGTAAAAAAGAACTAAGTCGCCTTTTTTCATTGCTTTCAGGTTATTTCTAGCCTGATAGTTACGCACGCCATCCCAAAAGGTCTCCCCATCTTTATTAAATTGTTCCCAGCTGTATTTGAAGGGTTCAGATTTTACTAAAAAATAGTTCATGAAGCTTTAAGATTTAGTTTTGTTGTTCTAAGATTTCCATTTTATCGGCGTAATGCGCACAGTAATCGCGTAGGTCTGCTATTACTTTCTCTGCCATCGGATCGCCTCCAGAAGAGCGGATAAAGGAGTCTGCCATGGTCTGTAGAGTTTCATAGAAGAAACGCTTCATCTCGTCATACGGCATGTCTTTAGTCCATAAATCAATACGGAGTGTGTTTTTATATTGCGCGTCCCACAATGCTAAGAACATAGCCTTTGCTGGCAGTTCTTCGGAGTTCTCCCCATCTGAAGATGTCCATTGAATACTCTCAGGCACGTTTGCATCATCCAACGTCACATTAAGCTTTATTTCTGCTTTTTTCATATCTAAAACTGTATTTTTATCAAAACTGTCACTATCCCAACGATGATCATGAAGCCTATCTGCATCACCCATAATCGTTGAATATCTCTAACCCAAACGCGGAATAAAATATCCACAAACACTAACAACACCGACAATACGACAAGCCATACCCAGGAAAATAAAGGCTCCCCTTCGTTTCCCATTTCGGAGATAGCCCATACCAGCACACAAGCTAGCGCGATATTGAGTGGCGTTAGTTTCATTTTCTCTTCCCTGGTTTGCCCGTGCTTTTCTTGCCCGGCTTTGCCTTGCCTTTATTACTAGGTCTAGCGCCAGAAGCACGTGCATTTGCTGCCTTAATAGCGTATTTCTTTTCGTGGAATGCTCCTTTGAAGTCCGGATCATCCTTTTTCTTCTGATTGTCTATTTCCCTCGCGATTGCCTGTTTCTCATCAAATGGTGTCTTTTCAATCACCACATCTTCAGGAATATCATAAACAGGGATAGATTGACGGATTAACTTTTCAATCTTTCTGATGTTATGTTCCTCTGCAGGGTTACAGAACGTAATCGCATCGCCTG
The DNA window shown above is from Sphingobacterium hotanense and carries:
- a CDS encoding EVE domain-containing protein, producing MNYFLVKSEPFKYSWEQFNKDGETFWDGVRNYQARNNLKAMKKGDLVLFYHSNEGKEVVGIAKVVKEFYQDPTTDDERWVVVDLAPVETFKNPVTLETVKADPLLQDIALVKQGRLSVMPLKAEEFDRLVELGA
- a CDS encoding lipoprotein signal peptidase produces the protein MKGYTKPLLLITIILLVDQISKIWVKLNMTIGQSFKVISDKVMIQFIENPGMAYGMEFGGEYGKLFLSVFRIIAVIGIGYGLVYMVKNKYNRGFILNVALIFAGALGNIIDSAFYGMIFSESTPYQKAVLFPEGGGYATFLHGYVVDMFHLPMWKGTFPTWFPIWSGEEFVFFRPIFNVADSAISIGVFLILIFNNRYFKEEHVEKHDVNDEVVED
- a CDS encoding SDR family oxidoreductase: MDKKRILVTGSNGFLGHKLTELILKNTDYELCCTSASVNRNPQNEGYKFQQLNLIDLEGLGRLIDEFQPTHIIHSAALSSVEVCENDPVLCKAINVDSATLLAQRCKEQDIHLTFLSTDFVFDGQHGPYKEEDACSPVNAYGQSKLDAEQEIRASGCSAAILRTILVYGVIADKKRSNLVLWAKNKLEAGEAIKAVSDQWRMPTWVDDLAAACLLAVEKNAEGIYHISSDTLFSVKEVVEQVADYWNLDRNLVGSVTAAEIGQATNRPRKTGFVLDKAKAELGYNPTPLRASFERIEQQIKELEKQNER
- a CDS encoding TraR/DksA family transcriptional regulator, translating into MGNTEKTRYSDAELQEFKAIILEKLRIAREELSSLTKSLSNSNANGTDDTAGTYKTLEDGSATLEKEQINQLAARQKKFMDNLEAALVRIENKTYGVCRETGKLIQKERLKAVPHTTLSIEAKNKQY
- a CDS encoding sensor histidine kinase — encoded protein: MAQQRIYNYIQFTEKEGLPSNAINGLALDSSGVLWLTSKHGLSYFDGARFTHVPFQQGTSAYSNYLGKLAIDNKNRIWITTNDRGLLCYDRSKPVNNSLKQFHALVGPDSLIKTNLYEVLRSSTGLIYFAGQETDLQVLNPETGKVRQLKMPGINTKEPLSIYNIQEDREGMLWIGTRYHGVIRYNPKTKEPKQIDFKNIGENGATGISFVNNKVFLGYYDYDLVSYDAQSGAVQHSILGLGKNKDYYDNFISSMAYWPEENSLLIGHNVRGLWSMNLDSNKADLISWDNLMPSVPQPSRIQALLPTKDGYWIGTESGLFYYAKSWNRVNSLIPLGQHEEPILKLIKWDNEVWYRTEHSFGQLNANYERISKFPIQNFRVSMMTAHADNLYFSTFEDGVYVFNRKQQQLQALPIQGELHNFRKADCNNIIPDTINGEAVLWIGSWNSGLYKYTLKDKRMELFDKEDGLPDRKVTTIAKDAKGRIWLGMDGFGMLRLLNKVRPSFQSFVQGGDTGALMSNTILSFYTAQNGDFWFSSASSGIGRVIEKDEGRFEFAQFYDRNPFPWLYAVEMKEDGKGFVWIKALDGVMLFDQRKQVFRHLLAGKGVYPPKSYQTTGYFLDKQKLIWTTARGLVVGDLAQVNQGINIHAKPIISKFSIHNLDQSYRLRAATLSLRAKESSFAFAFSSDRQVLGYPLRYAYQLVGFDGDWVMAGEDLQAYYSNLPGGQYRFRVKVADGLGNWSPDIAEIPISLKSYWYATWWFKTLIVLAVLSTIIFFFLYRIRQQKIVNRMQLSYNEKLEAELALKVKTIQDQAADIEREKQEKIAKDFKQKLYESELKAIRSQMNPHFIFNVLNSIEAYVVENDSENASKLIQKFSSLSRIVLENSQFSIVSIRSELQLVKLYLELERARFDNAFDFRIDVEGQINVEEIRVPSLLIQPLVENAVHHGVRHLENRKGKIHIKVFEENSEVIIDILDNGIGFSQSHQENKPIFKNSSFGIKGIEERLKMINENYNSPIAHLYISDLDVEETGFRTLLRIILPKTFMFP
- a CDS encoding M20/M25/M40 family metallo-hydrolase; protein product: MAQVNPKNLKKHIKFLASDKMKGRETGRAGSHKAADYVEKYFKKYGLQAMGEKGYRQSFDAKIRRVKLVDSIRQSDNVIGYLDNDAPYTIVVGAHYDHLGYGEFGGSRDSLGVGKLHNGADDNASGVAGLLELARHYATNKEKEAFNFLFIGFGAEELGLVGSRYFTENPTLPLSNIHWMLNMDMIGRYQEQNGLAIIGYGTSTAFPKIFDGLTSSIKFNLSKDGNGGSDQTSFYRKNIPVLFFHTGGHDDYHKPTDDEFKIDYKSLEAILQLEIDVIDNSMKQPKMDFQWTN
- a CDS encoding LytR/AlgR family response regulator transcription factor, translating into MIRAVILDDEVKGSNLLQHKLQVFSDVLEVVSIFNDPKKALLPIQELQADVLFLDVEMPIMNGFQFLEALGQFEFEVIFVTAYNIYTLDALRANALDYLLKPVDPDELEKAIEKLRKRIHGKEAMRKMDIQDVKSTCSRIALPTAEGIHLIKREDILRIEAMSNYSVFYLISQSKIIVSKTLKEYENLLEDRNFLRINRSVIVNLDYVVKYKKGDGGQVETIDGAELEVSSSKKLVLMERLFS
- a CDS encoding acyl-CoA thioesterase; protein product: MNDKFARESYTEMNELVLPNDTNTFGNLMGGRLLYWMDICSAMAAQKHCKNQVVTVSVDNVSFKRSIKLGEVVTIQAQVTRAFNTSVEVRMEIFAQNLPEGTKVKSNEAYYTFVSIDEQGKPKPIPGLIPESDSEKKLFEEALQRRELRLLLGGKLKPENAKGIKTLVKLFNHAI
- the gldC gene encoding gliding motility protein GldC — encoded protein: MKKAEIKLNVTLDDANVPESIQWTSSDGENSEELPAKAMFLALWDAQYKNTLRIDLWTKDMPYDEMKRFFYETLQTMADSFIRSSGGDPMAEKVIADLRDYCAHYADKMEILEQQN